The following proteins come from a genomic window of Pseudomonas sp. WJP1:
- a CDS encoding NAD(P)/FAD-dependent oxidoreductase — MPIVETQRRQIVVIGAGPSGAIAAALLKRKGHDVLVIERQHFPRFSIGESLLSHCLDFVEEAGMLDAVNAAGFQLKTGAAFAWGERYSTFDFGDTFTQGKPTTFQVQRADFDKLLADQAALQGVEIRYGETIVSVDIDRARPLLGVRREDGSEYRIEADFMLDASGYGRVLPRLLDLEAPSNFPVRQAVFTHVEDHIDHPNFDRTKILITTHPVQRDVWFWTIPFSNGRCSVGVVAAAEHFAGRSDNLDECLRGFIAETPSLAGVLENAVWDTPARTIGGYSANVKTLHGPGFALLGNAAEFLDPVFSSGVTIAMRSASMAAGVLHRQLQGEAVDWQREFAEPLKRGVDTFRCYVEGWYAGTFQDVIYYPDGTAEIRRMISSILAGYAWDERNPFVAEPKRRLRMLSELCARDVT, encoded by the coding sequence ATGCCAATCGTTGAAACGCAACGTCGTCAGATCGTGGTGATCGGCGCGGGTCCCTCAGGGGCCATCGCCGCCGCGCTGCTCAAGCGCAAGGGGCATGACGTACTGGTGATCGAGCGCCAGCATTTTCCGCGCTTTTCCATCGGCGAAAGCCTGTTGTCCCACTGCCTGGATTTCGTCGAGGAAGCGGGCATGCTCGACGCCGTCAACGCCGCAGGTTTCCAATTGAAAACCGGAGCCGCGTTTGCCTGGGGCGAGCGTTACAGCACCTTCGATTTTGGCGACACGTTCACTCAGGGCAAGCCGACGACGTTCCAGGTCCAGCGCGCAGACTTCGACAAACTGCTGGCTGATCAGGCGGCATTGCAAGGCGTGGAAATCCGCTATGGCGAAACCATCGTCAGCGTCGATATCGATCGGGCCAGGCCGCTGCTCGGCGTACGACGCGAGGACGGCAGCGAGTACCGCATCGAGGCGGACTTCATGCTCGACGCCAGCGGCTACGGCCGCGTCCTCCCGCGCTTGCTCGACCTTGAAGCACCGTCGAATTTTCCGGTACGCCAGGCGGTGTTCACCCATGTCGAAGACCATATCGACCATCCGAACTTCGATCGCACCAAGATCCTCATCACCACCCATCCTGTGCAGCGTGACGTCTGGTTCTGGACCATTCCGTTCAGCAATGGCCGCTGCTCGGTCGGCGTGGTGGCCGCGGCGGAACACTTCGCGGGCCGCAGCGACAATCTCGACGAATGCCTGCGCGGCTTCATTGCCGAGACCCCAAGCCTGGCCGGAGTGCTGGAGAATGCGGTGTGGGACACGCCAGCCCGCACCATCGGCGGTTACTCCGCCAATGTGAAAACCCTGCACGGGCCGGGTTTCGCGTTGCTGGGCAATGCGGCGGAATTCCTCGACCCGGTGTTTTCCTCCGGCGTGACCATCGCCATGCGCTCGGCGAGCATGGCCGCCGGGGTGCTGCACCGCCAACTGCAAGGCGAGGCCGTTGACTGGCAGCGTGAGTTCGCCGAACCGCTCAAGCGCGGGGTCGATACGTTCCGCTGCTACGTCGAGGGCTGGTACGCCGGGACGTTCCAGGACGTGATTTACTACCCTGACGGCACTGCGGAGATTCGGCGCATGATCAGCTCGATCCTCGCCGGTTATGCCTGGGACGAGCGCAACCCATTCGTCGCAGAACCGAAACGTCGGCTGCGGATGTTGTCAGAACTCTGTGCACGGGATGTGACATGA
- a CDS encoding sodium:proton antiporter → MMIALFWAMALVLFALATRLGRHFGLIPIVSQLLLATLGLPLLMYFWIEPQWQLSGAALVSPGWLKNLYSLSFALLLGYILSDVIDLQLDRQSLKIALPSFCVPFACGLATAIWLLPPQPWISSLAVGLLFAITAIPVLYLYLRHIAYPHAATRRLVQTAIIIDLACWTLFALAQGSLHLSSLLLPLAGACLPVFLRLLGLRQTWLYSLGFFALLVIAEHYKLNALIFGIGYVLIMAALKAPLVLPLPAIWMSRLQTYIAIPLILTFGIVQINVHSAMDSLGWVQLAALLLLPIASKLLGNWLGLGWAGASFQGASRWRESVLLNIRGLSEIVFLNLLLQQQLISPALYFALMLMGLVATLLPALAGMHRVPLIAAAPARSPHANR, encoded by the coding sequence ATGATGATTGCGCTGTTCTGGGCGATGGCCCTGGTACTGTTCGCCCTTGCGACCCGGCTCGGTCGGCATTTCGGCCTGATTCCAATCGTCAGCCAGTTGTTGCTGGCGACCCTCGGCCTGCCCCTGCTGATGTACTTCTGGATCGAACCGCAATGGCAGCTGAGCGGCGCGGCGCTGGTGTCACCCGGCTGGCTGAAGAACCTCTACAGCCTGAGTTTCGCGCTGCTGCTGGGCTATATCCTCAGCGATGTGATCGACCTGCAACTGGATCGCCAGAGCCTGAAAATCGCCCTGCCGAGTTTCTGCGTTCCGTTCGCCTGCGGCCTGGCCACGGCCATCTGGCTGCTGCCGCCACAACCCTGGATCAGTTCGCTGGCGGTCGGCCTGCTGTTCGCCATTACCGCGATCCCGGTGTTGTACCTGTACCTGCGGCACATCGCGTACCCGCACGCCGCCACCCGGCGCCTGGTGCAAACCGCGATCATCATCGACCTGGCTTGCTGGACCCTGTTCGCCCTCGCCCAGGGCAGCCTGCACCTGAGCAGCCTGCTGCTGCCCCTGGCCGGCGCGTGCCTGCCCGTGTTCCTGCGTTTGCTGGGCCTGCGGCAAACGTGGCTGTACAGCCTGGGCTTTTTCGCATTGCTGGTGATCGCCGAACACTACAAGCTCAATGCCCTGATTTTCGGCATCGGTTATGTACTGATCATGGCGGCCCTCAAGGCGCCGCTGGTCCTGCCGTTGCCGGCGATCTGGATGAGCCGCTTGCAGACCTACATCGCCATTCCACTGATCCTCACGTTCGGTATCGTGCAGATCAACGTGCACAGCGCGATGGACAGCCTCGGCTGGGTGCAGCTGGCGGCTCTGCTGCTGTTGCCGATTGCCAGCAAGCTGCTCGGCAACTGGCTCGGCCTGGGCTGGGCCGGCGCCTCGTTCCAGGGCGCCAGCCGCTGGCGCGAAAGCGTGCTGCTGAACATTCGCGGCTTGAGCGAGATCGTCTTTCTCAACCTGCTGCTGCAACAACAGCTCATCAGCCCGGCGCTGTACTTTGCGCTGATGCTGATGGGCCTGGTCGCGACCCTGCTGCCGGCACTGGCCGGCATGCATAGGGTCCCATTGATAGCTGCCGCCCCGGCAAGGAGCCCCCATGCCAATCGTTGA
- a CDS encoding MMPL family transporter, giving the protein MTLPSERRLPWLFLILLLAVLALAGWQWRDGAPLSANLMELVPGTAPDALELRAEQRMQEPLNREMLVLVGHTDRQQAIAMAQKLGDQWQASGLFEKVQWNLQADLPALRTQLLQGRLAMLAAEDREQLIEHPDAFIQQRVQALFDPFSGFSLVPSQDDWLGLTGRIQNSQPQHGAVQLDIGSGALIAEADGKHWVLLRARTTGNAFDMNLPLQVADLLQHSREEAARADVQLLAASGLLYAANGQRQASREMTWVGGGATVGILLLLLLAFRRWRVLLAFVPVLVGMLFGAVACVALFGHMHVMTLVLGSSLIGVAVDYPLHYLSKSWSLKPWHSWPALRLTLPGLTLSLITSAIGYLALAWTPFPALTQIAVFSAAGLLGAYLSAVCLLPALLKGAELRPAQWPLRLCEFLLGRREALLRHLSTPVLLALLIAFCAGGLVQLQTRNDIRQWVGAPQQLTDEAQTIARITGYQPTSQFFLVQAANQQQLLERQSALSERLDQLVSLEKLQGYLSLNQLVSPPSEQRKVREALSKLPPFWQPLLDVGVPAQALQAELSQLQALPVEDIDSALAGPLAEPYRLLWLGPTADGVAAMVSLQGLNNPALLRVQAEDLPGVKLVDRLGELNSVFAATQISAAELKLASCVLIVLVLILPFGPGGALRIVSLPLLAALCSLASLGWLGQPLTLFSLFGLLLVTAISVDYAILMREQVGGAAVSLLGTLLAALTTWLSFGLLAVSSTPAVSNFGLSVSLGLIFSFLLAPWAGRQVHAASLTEPTT; this is encoded by the coding sequence ATGACTTTGCCGAGTGAACGCAGGCTGCCGTGGCTGTTCCTGATCCTGCTGCTGGCAGTGCTGGCGCTTGCCGGCTGGCAATGGCGCGATGGTGCCCCGCTGTCGGCCAACCTGATGGAGCTGGTGCCCGGCACCGCGCCGGATGCGCTGGAACTGCGCGCCGAGCAACGCATGCAGGAACCGCTGAACCGCGAAATGCTGGTGCTGGTTGGTCACACCGATCGCCAGCAAGCCATTGCCATGGCGCAAAAACTGGGAGATCAGTGGCAAGCCAGCGGCCTGTTCGAAAAGGTCCAATGGAACCTGCAGGCCGACCTGCCGGCCCTGCGCACGCAACTGCTGCAAGGCCGACTGGCCATGCTCGCGGCAGAAGATCGCGAGCAGTTGATCGAACACCCCGATGCCTTTATCCAGCAACGGGTGCAGGCCTTATTTGACCCGTTCAGCGGTTTCAGCCTGGTGCCGAGCCAGGACGACTGGCTGGGCCTGACCGGGCGCATCCAGAACAGCCAGCCACAGCACGGTGCCGTGCAACTGGACATCGGCAGTGGCGCCCTTATCGCCGAGGCGGATGGCAAGCACTGGGTACTGCTGCGGGCGCGGACCACCGGCAATGCTTTCGACATGAACCTTCCGCTGCAGGTAGCCGACCTGCTCCAGCACAGCCGAGAGGAGGCCGCCCGGGCCGATGTGCAACTGCTGGCCGCGAGTGGTTTGTTGTACGCCGCCAACGGCCAGCGCCAAGCATCCCGCGAGATGACCTGGGTCGGTGGCGGTGCCACGGTCGGAATCCTGTTGTTGCTGTTGCTGGCCTTCCGCCGCTGGCGCGTCTTGCTGGCGTTTGTCCCGGTGCTGGTGGGCATGTTGTTTGGCGCGGTGGCCTGCGTGGCACTGTTCGGCCACATGCATGTGATGACGCTGGTGTTGGGTTCGAGCCTGATCGGTGTCGCCGTCGATTACCCGCTGCATTACCTGTCCAAGAGCTGGAGCCTGAAACCCTGGCACAGCTGGCCGGCACTACGCCTGACCTTGCCGGGCCTGACCCTGAGCCTGATCACCAGCGCCATCGGCTACCTGGCCCTGGCCTGGACGCCATTCCCGGCGTTGACCCAGATTGCCGTGTTCTCGGCGGCGGGCCTGCTGGGAGCCTATTTGTCCGCGGTGTGCCTGCTGCCCGCACTGCTCAAGGGTGCCGAGCTGCGCCCGGCGCAATGGCCCCTGCGGCTTTGCGAGTTTTTACTGGGGCGCCGCGAAGCGCTGCTCAGGCATTTGAGCACGCCGGTATTGCTGGCGCTGCTGATCGCGTTTTGTGCAGGCGGCCTGGTGCAGCTCCAGACCCGGAACGACATCCGCCAGTGGGTGGGCGCCCCGCAGCAGTTGACTGACGAAGCGCAGACCATTGCGCGAATCACCGGCTACCAACCCACCAGCCAGTTTTTCCTGGTGCAAGCGGCCAATCAACAGCAACTGCTCGAACGCCAAAGCGCCCTGAGTGAACGCCTGGATCAGTTGGTCAGTTTGGAGAAACTTCAAGGCTACCTGTCGCTCAATCAACTGGTCAGCCCGCCCAGCGAACAGCGCAAGGTGCGTGAAGCGTTGAGCAAATTGCCGCCGTTCTGGCAGCCGTTGCTCGATGTCGGCGTACCGGCACAGGCGCTGCAAGCGGAGCTGAGCCAGTTGCAGGCATTGCCCGTCGAAGACATCGACAGCGCGCTGGCCGGCCCGCTGGCCGAGCCTTATCGCCTGTTGTGGCTGGGGCCGACCGCTGACGGCGTGGCGGCGATGGTCAGCTTGCAGGGCTTGAACAATCCCGCGCTGTTACGGGTACAAGCCGAGGATCTGCCGGGCGTGAAACTGGTGGATCGACTGGGCGAGTTGAACAGCGTGTTCGCCGCCACCCAGATCAGTGCCGCAGAACTGAAACTCGCCTCCTGCGTGCTGATCGTGCTGGTGCTTATCCTGCCGTTCGGTCCTGGCGGCGCACTGCGTATTGTGTCCCTGCCGTTACTGGCGGCCTTGTGCAGCCTGGCCAGTCTCGGCTGGCTGGGGCAACCGTTGACCCTGTTCAGCCTGTTCGGCCTGCTGCTGGTGACGGCGATCAGCGTCGACTACGCCATCCTCATGCGCGAACAGGTCGGCGGCGCCGCGGTGAGCCTGCTGGGCACCTTGCTGGCCGCGCTGACTACCTGGCTGTCATTCGGCCTGCTGGCGGTGTCGAGCACACCGGCGGTGAGCAACTTCGGCCTGTCAGTGAGCCTGGGCCTGATCTTCAGCTTCCTGCTCGCGCCCTGGGCCGGTCGCCAGGTGCATGCCGCCAGCCTCACGGAACCGACGACATGA
- a CDS encoding outer membrane lipoprotein carrier protein LolA — protein sequence MIFSRPLPPVGAGLPAMVVNDDAGRLTPRGALRLFASMLAPTVFCVLLGIPGLANAFDLQQLSEQLARPDVIHGQFIQEKRLRALPQPLTSKGTFVLAKNHGLLWLLKTPLQQDYRITATGIARRDASGWQMLPGKSAGAEQNRLFLAVLQGDSSGLQRDFELSLSGDAQNWTLKLTPRSMLLKQVFNQINITGGELVNSIELLETQGDSTLLRMQDSTSAQPLSDTEQHDFAE from the coding sequence ATGATTTTCAGCCGCCCCCTTCCCCCTGTGGGAGCGGGCTTGCCCGCGATGGTCGTTAACGATGACGCTGGGCGCCTGACACCCCGCGGCGCTCTCAGGCTTTTCGCGAGCATGCTCGCTCCTACAGTGTTTTGCGTGTTGCTGGGCATTCCAGGGCTGGCCAATGCTTTCGACCTGCAACAGCTCAGCGAGCAACTGGCCAGGCCCGATGTCATCCACGGCCAATTCATCCAGGAAAAACGCCTGCGTGCCCTGCCCCAGCCACTGACCAGCAAGGGCACTTTCGTCTTGGCGAAAAATCATGGCCTGCTGTGGCTGCTCAAGACGCCGTTGCAACAGGACTACCGCATCACCGCCACCGGCATTGCCCGGCGTGACGCCAGCGGCTGGCAGATGTTGCCGGGCAAGAGCGCCGGGGCTGAACAGAACCGCTTGTTCCTGGCTGTTCTGCAAGGCGACAGCAGCGGACTGCAGCGCGATTTCGAGCTGTCGCTCAGTGGCGATGCACAGAACTGGACATTGAAGTTGACGCCACGCTCGATGCTGCTCAAGCAGGTGTTCAACCAGATCAACATCACCGGCGGCGAACTGGTAAACAGCATCGAGTTGCTGGAAACCCAGGGTGACAGCACGCTGCTGCGCATGCAGGACAGCACCAGCGCGCAACCCTTGAGCGACACGGAGCAACATGACTTTGCCGAGTGA
- a CDS encoding acyl-CoA thioesterase — protein MRSKGVLYTDTQILVPFFDVDRMNVVWHGHYVKYLEIARCALLDKIGHNYLAMSESGYAWPVIDLQLRYIRGAQFGQTLNVRANLVEWENRLKINYLISDLETGERLTRGVSVQVAVDMSNREMQLASPKVFTDAVERALP, from the coding sequence ATGCGTAGCAAGGGAGTGCTCTACACCGATACGCAAATCCTCGTGCCGTTCTTCGACGTCGACAGGATGAACGTCGTCTGGCACGGCCATTACGTCAAATACCTGGAAATCGCCCGCTGCGCATTGCTGGACAAGATCGGCCACAACTATTTGGCGATGTCCGAGTCGGGCTATGCGTGGCCGGTGATCGACCTGCAATTGCGCTACATACGCGGCGCGCAGTTCGGCCAGACGCTTAACGTGCGCGCCAATCTGGTGGAATGGGAGAACCGGTTGAAGATCAATTACCTGATCAGCGACCTGGAAACCGGCGAACGCCTGACCCGTGGTGTCTCCGTACAGGTCGCCGTCGACATGAGCAATCGCGAAATGCAATTGGCCTCACCGAAGGTGTTCACCGACGCCGTAGAGAGGGCCCTGCCATGA
- a CDS encoding HAL/PAL/TAL family ammonia-lyase — protein MTTPTLEPVIFGERPLRIDDVLALANRQAPTQLQGDAQFSQRIAKGAQFLDSLLDKEGVIYGVTTGYGDSCVVAVPLHHVEALPRHLYTFHGCGLGKLLDAQATRAVLAARLQSLCQGVSGVRVELLERLQAFLEHDILPLIPEEGSVGASGDLTPLSYVAATLSGEREVMYRGERRQAGDVHRELGWQPLVLRPKEALALMNGTAVMTGLACLAYARADYLLQLATRITALNVVALQGNPEHFDERLFAAKPHPGQMQVAAWLRKDLAIDAPTAPLHRLQDRYSLRCAPHVLGVLADSLNWLRSFIEIELNSANDNPIIDAEAERVLHGGHFYGGHIAFAMDSLKNLVANVADLLDRQLALLVDERYNHGLPSNLSGATADRAMLNHGFKAVQIGASAWTAEALKNTMPASVFSRSTECHNQDKVSMGTIAARDAIRVLELTEQVAAATLLAANQGVWLRAQAEDARPLPPALAAMHEALGQDFPPVIEDRALEGELRLCLQRIAAQHWRLHA, from the coding sequence ATGACGACGCCAACGCTTGAGCCTGTAATCTTCGGCGAACGCCCTTTGCGCATCGACGATGTGCTGGCCCTGGCCAACCGCCAGGCGCCGACGCAGTTGCAGGGCGACGCACAGTTTAGCCAGCGCATCGCCAAGGGCGCGCAGTTCCTCGACTCCCTGCTCGACAAGGAAGGCGTGATCTACGGCGTGACCACCGGCTACGGCGATTCCTGCGTGGTCGCGGTGCCGCTGCATCACGTCGAGGCCTTGCCGCGTCATCTGTACACTTTCCACGGCTGCGGCCTGGGCAAGCTGCTTGACGCCCAGGCCACCCGCGCGGTGCTGGCGGCACGCCTGCAGTCGCTGTGCCAGGGTGTGTCCGGGGTGCGCGTGGAACTGCTGGAACGCCTGCAAGCGTTCCTTGAACACGACATCCTGCCTCTGATTCCGGAAGAAGGTTCGGTCGGTGCCAGCGGTGATCTGACGCCGCTGTCGTACGTCGCCGCCACACTGTCCGGCGAGCGTGAAGTGATGTATCGCGGCGAGCGCCGGCAAGCTGGCGATGTTCACCGCGAACTCGGCTGGCAGCCGCTGGTGCTGCGTCCCAAGGAAGCCCTGGCACTGATGAACGGTACCGCCGTGATGACCGGGCTCGCCTGCCTGGCCTACGCCCGCGCCGATTACCTGCTGCAACTGGCCACGCGCATCACCGCGCTGAACGTGGTTGCGCTGCAAGGCAACCCGGAGCATTTCGACGAGCGCCTGTTCGCTGCCAAGCCGCACCCGGGGCAGATGCAGGTCGCCGCCTGGCTGCGCAAGGATCTGGCCATCGACGCCCCGACCGCGCCGCTGCATCGCCTGCAGGACCGCTACTCGCTGCGTTGCGCTCCCCATGTCCTTGGTGTGCTGGCCGACAGCCTGAACTGGCTGCGCTCGTTCATTGAAATCGAACTCAACAGCGCCAACGACAACCCGATCATCGATGCCGAAGCCGAACGCGTGTTGCATGGCGGGCACTTCTACGGCGGGCACATCGCGTTCGCCATGGACAGCTTGAAAAACCTCGTGGCCAACGTCGCCGACCTGCTGGATCGACAACTCGCCCTGTTGGTGGATGAGCGCTACAACCACGGTTTGCCCAGCAACCTGTCCGGCGCCACGGCGGACCGCGCCATGCTCAACCACGGCTTCAAAGCGGTGCAGATCGGTGCCAGCGCCTGGACCGCCGAAGCGCTGAAAAACACCATGCCCGCCAGCGTTTTCTCGCGTTCCACCGAGTGCCATAACCAGGACAAGGTGAGCATGGGAACCATCGCCGCCCGTGATGCGATCCGCGTGCTGGAGCTAACCGAACAGGTCGCCGCCGCCACCTTGCTGGCCGCCAACCAGGGCGTCTGGCTGCGCGCTCAGGCCGAGGATGCGCGACCGCTGCCACCAGCACTCGCGGCCATGCATGAAGCGTTGGGCCAGGATTTCCCGCCGGTCATCGAAGACCGAGCGCTGGAAGGCGAATTGCGCCTGTGCCTGCAACGTATCGCCGCACAACACTGGAGGCTGCATGCGTAG
- a CDS encoding LpxL/LpxP family acyltransferase: MNADKQHWADREERGSFWLMKFTAVAARLLGRRLLSPLLYGIVLYFFLFGRSARHSAWQYQQRLADWSGRDELRPSHWRVFSQFMAFADSLLDKLDVWNGKLGIEQIEIIDPALLRNQLRGIRGQMLVGAHLGNLEVCRALAEIGEKVTMNVLVHTKHAERFNRLLGEAGATNLRLIQVSELDPLTMLQLHERLERGEWLAIAGDRVPLHGGRSVTVDFLGHPAKFPQGPWLLAGLLKCPVNLLLCLKKPDGDYRLTLEPFADAITWKRSDREQVIHQWATRYAERLSHYCLEAPRQWFNFYPFWKTDDDANA; this comes from the coding sequence ATGAACGCCGACAAGCAACACTGGGCCGACCGCGAGGAGCGTGGCAGCTTCTGGCTGATGAAATTCACCGCGGTCGCCGCCAGATTGCTGGGTCGTCGACTGCTGAGCCCACTGCTGTACGGCATCGTGTTGTACTTTTTCCTGTTCGGCCGCAGCGCCCGTCATAGCGCCTGGCAGTACCAGCAACGGCTCGCCGACTGGAGCGGTCGCGACGAATTGCGGCCGAGCCATTGGCGGGTATTCAGCCAGTTCATGGCCTTCGCCGACTCCCTGCTCGACAAGCTCGACGTGTGGAACGGCAAGCTGGGCATCGAGCAAATCGAAATCATCGACCCGGCGCTGTTGCGCAACCAGCTACGCGGTATACGCGGGCAAATGCTGGTGGGCGCCCACCTGGGCAACCTCGAGGTCTGCCGCGCACTGGCGGAGATCGGCGAAAAGGTCACCATGAACGTGCTGGTGCACACCAAGCACGCCGAGCGATTCAACCGTTTGCTGGGCGAAGCCGGTGCGACCAATCTGCGGCTGATCCAGGTCAGTGAACTGGACCCGCTGACCATGCTGCAACTGCACGAACGCCTGGAACGCGGCGAATGGCTGGCGATTGCCGGCGATCGTGTGCCGCTGCACGGCGGGCGTAGCGTGACCGTGGATTTCCTCGGTCACCCGGCAAAATTCCCGCAAGGGCCGTGGCTGCTGGCCGGACTGCTGAAATGCCCGGTCAACCTGCTGCTGTGCCTGAAGAAACCCGACGGCGATTATCGCCTGACCCTCGAGCCCTTCGCTGACGCGATCACCTGGAAACGCAGCGACCGTGAACAGGTCATTCATCAGTGGGCCACCCGCTATGCCGAGCGCCTGAGTCACTATTGCCTCGAAGCACCTCGACAATGGTTCAACTTTTACCCTTTCTGGAAGACCGATGACGACGCCAACGCTTGA
- a CDS encoding glycosyltransferase family 2 protein, which produces MHNPCAVVPVYNHETAITTVVDALLANHLPCVLVDDASSPACARVLDQLALRDNVHLIRLAANQGKGGAVMTGLREASRLGFSHALQVDADGQHDLQDVRRFVEHSRAHPEAVICGYPLYDDSVPKGRLYARYLTHVMVWINTLSLQIRDSMCGYRLYPLPPVLALIDAAKIGKRMDFDSDILVRLAWRGQPMQWLQTRVRYPLDGVSHFRMFHDNVLITSMHTRLFFGMLLRSPVILWRRWRT; this is translated from the coding sequence ATGCATAACCCCTGCGCCGTCGTCCCGGTCTACAACCACGAGACCGCGATCACCACCGTGGTCGATGCGCTGCTCGCCAACCATCTGCCGTGCGTTCTGGTGGACGACGCCAGCAGCCCGGCCTGTGCCAGGGTGCTCGATCAATTGGCGCTGCGTGACAACGTGCATCTGATCCGCCTCGCCGCCAACCAGGGCAAGGGCGGCGCGGTGATGACCGGTCTGCGGGAAGCCTCGCGCCTGGGCTTCAGCCACGCTTTGCAGGTGGACGCCGACGGCCAGCACGACCTGCAGGATGTCCGACGTTTTGTCGAACACTCGCGTGCCCATCCCGAGGCCGTGATCTGCGGCTATCCGCTGTATGACGACAGCGTGCCGAAGGGTCGTTTGTACGCCCGCTACCTGACCCACGTGATGGTCTGGATCAACACCCTGTCGCTGCAGATTCGCGACTCCATGTGCGGCTATCGCCTCTACCCCCTGCCCCCGGTCCTGGCGTTGATCGACGCGGCGAAGATCGGCAAGCGCATGGACTTCGACTCGGACATCCTGGTCCGCCTGGCCTGGCGCGGACAGCCGATGCAATGGCTGCAAACCAGAGTCCGTTACCCGCTGGACGGTGTTTCGCATTTCCGCATGTTCCACGACAACGTGTTGATTACGAGCATGCACACCCGGCTGTTCTTCGGCATGCTGCTGCGCTCGCCGGTGATTCTCTGGCGACGGTGGCGCACATGA
- a CDS encoding acyl-CoA synthetase family protein, with translation MNWIKLENMLLKAEPERAVTAEPRLDHAQLREQALRLAAGLQTRGVQHIAVHLEDAADLAIALLGAWRAGVSVLLPADLQPQTRQRWSGEVDAWLTDQPDDTHPGDFQDPPLGAAALDLDGCSLSLCTSGSSGEPKRIEKNLRQLVNEVQALEQLWGADLGPACIVGSVATQHIYGLLFRVLWPLCAGRPFVRRQLAFPEDLQRASREHPVFAWVASPALLKRMGDNLDWPALSSVRRVFSSGGALPAEAAQRLHQRLQQWPTEIFGSSETGGIAWRQGQSLWQPFADVQLSQDNEGALLIASPYLPDGHIEHTADAARIAADGRFELLGRLDRIVKLEEKRISLPMLEQALMDHDWVAEARLGVVQENRASLGALLVLSDAGLHVLRNQGRRTLTEQLRQHLSLHCEALALPRRWRLLQQLPLNAQGKLPQADVEALLLAPRPKAPQVLEQVETNGEWSLQLAVPPDLAYFSGHFPTAPVLPGVVQVEWAMHLGQQLMNLPEKFAGMEVLKFQQLVRPGDEVQLHLRFDPTRGKLYFAYRNETATCSSGRILLEAAHA, from the coding sequence ATGAACTGGATAAAACTTGAGAATATGCTGCTCAAGGCCGAGCCGGAGCGTGCCGTGACGGCTGAACCCCGGCTCGATCACGCACAATTGCGTGAGCAGGCCCTGCGCCTGGCCGCTGGCCTGCAAACCCGTGGGGTGCAGCACATTGCCGTGCACCTTGAAGACGCCGCCGACCTGGCGATTGCCCTGTTGGGCGCCTGGCGTGCCGGGGTCAGCGTGCTGCTGCCCGCCGACTTGCAACCGCAAACTCGCCAGCGCTGGTCCGGCGAAGTGGATGCATGGCTCACCGATCAGCCGGACGATACGCATCCGGGGGATTTTCAGGATCCGCCCCTTGGCGCCGCTGCACTCGACCTTGACGGCTGTTCGCTAAGCCTGTGCACCTCCGGCTCCAGCGGCGAACCCAAGCGCATCGAAAAAAACCTGCGCCAACTGGTCAATGAAGTCCAGGCCCTGGAACAGCTGTGGGGCGCCGACCTGGGGCCGGCCTGCATCGTTGGCAGCGTCGCCACCCAGCACATCTATGGCCTGCTGTTCCGGGTGCTGTGGCCACTGTGCGCGGGCCGCCCGTTCGTTCGCAGACAACTGGCCTTCCCGGAAGACTTGCAGCGCGCCAGTCGCGAGCACCCGGTCTTCGCCTGGGTTGCCAGCCCGGCCCTGCTCAAGCGCATGGGCGACAACCTCGACTGGCCAGCGCTGAGCTCGGTGCGTCGGGTGTTTTCTTCCGGTGGCGCGCTGCCCGCCGAGGCCGCGCAGCGCCTGCACCAACGCCTGCAGCAATGGCCCACGGAAATATTCGGCAGCTCGGAAACGGGCGGCATAGCCTGGCGTCAGGGCCAGTCACTGTGGCAGCCCTTTGCCGACGTCCAGTTGAGCCAGGACAATGAGGGTGCCTTGCTCATCGCCTCGCCCTACTTGCCTGACGGTCATATCGAGCATACGGCCGATGCAGCGCGAATCGCGGCTGACGGCCGGTTCGAACTGCTTGGACGACTTGACCGGATCGTCAAGCTGGAGGAGAAACGGATCTCGCTGCCGATGCTGGAGCAAGCGCTGATGGACCACGACTGGGTTGCCGAGGCGCGCCTGGGTGTCGTCCAGGAAAACCGCGCTTCGCTGGGCGCGTTGCTGGTCCTGAGTGACGCGGGCTTGCATGTGCTGCGTAATCAGGGTCGACGTACACTCACGGAACAACTGCGTCAACACCTGAGCCTGCACTGTGAAGCCCTGGCTTTGCCAAGGCGCTGGCGCCTGCTGCAACAACTGCCGTTGAACGCCCAGGGCAAACTGCCACAGGCCGACGTCGAAGCCCTGCTGCTGGCACCACGCCCCAAGGCGCCGCAGGTACTGGAACAAGTCGAAACCAACGGTGAGTGGAGCCTGCAGCTGGCTGTTCCGCCGGACCTTGCCTATTTCAGCGGGCACTTTCCCACAGCTCCCGTGTTGCCCGGCGTGGTGCAGGTGGAGTGGGCGATGCACCTGGGCCAGCAACTGATGAACCTGCCAGAGAAATTCGCCGGCATGGAAGTGCTGAAGTTCCAGCAACTGGTGCGTCCCGGCGACGAAGTCCAGCTGCACCTGCGCTTCGACCCAACCCGCGGCAAACTGTATTTCGCCTATCGCAACGAAACCGCCACCTGTTCCAGTGGGCGGATTTTGCTGGAGGCGGCACATGCATAA